One Azoarcus sp. DN11 DNA segment encodes these proteins:
- a CDS encoding branched-chain amino acid ABC transporter substrate-binding protein, whose product MKHNKLIFALAAASLAAGAVHAKDVVVRIGHAGPLTGPAAAFGKDGENGARLAIEDANAKGIKIGGDTVKFELVSEDDQADPRTATTVAQRLTDSGVKGVVGHVTSGASIPASRIYEQAGIPVITPSSTSPKLTQQGYKMTFRVIANDLQQGNALGKYAVDQLKAKKIAVIDDRTAYGQGLADAFANAVKTSGGQIAGREFTNDKATDFMAILTKIKAMNPDAVFYGGMDAQAAPLARQMKQLGMTAKLLTGDGGCTGEMIKMAGDALSATTFCTQAGIPLDKMPGGAAFRTQFKQRFGNDIHVYAPYAYDATMSMIEAMKAANSFEPAKYQPALRVLSYQGVTGPVAFDDKGDIKGGAITVYNFNAGKWAPLQTIQ is encoded by the coding sequence ATGAAGCACAACAAGCTGATTTTCGCCCTCGCTGCCGCCAGCCTCGCCGCCGGTGCCGTCCACGCGAAGGACGTCGTCGTGCGCATCGGCCACGCCGGCCCGCTGACCGGCCCGGCCGCCGCTTTCGGCAAGGACGGCGAGAACGGCGCGCGCCTCGCGATCGAGGACGCCAACGCGAAGGGCATCAAGATCGGCGGCGACACGGTCAAGTTCGAGCTCGTCAGCGAGGACGACCAGGCCGACCCGCGCACCGCGACCACCGTCGCCCAACGCCTGACCGACTCCGGCGTGAAGGGCGTGGTCGGCCACGTCACCTCGGGCGCGTCGATCCCCGCCTCGCGCATCTACGAGCAGGCCGGCATCCCGGTGATCACGCCGTCCTCGACCAGCCCCAAGCTCACGCAGCAGGGCTACAAGATGACCTTCCGCGTCATCGCCAACGACCTGCAGCAGGGCAACGCGCTCGGCAAGTACGCCGTCGATCAGCTCAAGGCGAAGAAGATCGCCGTGATCGATGACCGCACCGCCTACGGCCAGGGCCTCGCCGACGCCTTCGCCAACGCCGTGAAGACCTCCGGCGGCCAGATCGCGGGACGCGAATTCACCAATGACAAGGCGACCGACTTCATGGCGATCCTCACCAAGATCAAGGCCATGAACCCCGACGCCGTGTTCTACGGCGGCATGGACGCGCAGGCCGCGCCGCTCGCGCGCCAGATGAAGCAGCTCGGCATGACGGCGAAGCTCCTGACCGGCGACGGCGGCTGCACCGGCGAGATGATCAAGATGGCGGGCGACGCGCTGTCGGCGACCACCTTCTGCACCCAGGCCGGCATCCCGCTCGACAAGATGCCCGGCGGCGCGGCCTTCCGCACCCAGTTCAAGCAGCGCTTCGGCAACGACATCCACGTCTATGCCCCGTACGCCTACGACGCGACGATGTCGATGATCGAGGCGATGAAGGCGGCGAACTCGTTCGAGCCGGCCAAGTATCAACCCGCGCTGCGTGTCCTCTCCTACCAGGGCGTCACCGGCCCGGTCGCGTTCGACGACAAGGGCGACATCAAGGGCGGTGCGATCACCGTCTACAACTTCAACGCCGGCAAGTGGGCGCCGCTGCAGACCATCCAGTAA
- a CDS encoding branched-chain amino acid ABC transporter permease gives METFLQQILNGLVSGSIYALVALGYTMVYGILGLINFAHGELVMIGALVALQTVTLLAGAFPGLHPVFLLLAGVGTAVPVCMAVGYLIERIGYRRLRNAPRLAPLITAIGVSFLLQTLAMIIWGREFHVFPQLVSTTPMQPMAGVVVSPLQIFTIVVAFALMGGLMLLVNKSRLGRAMRATAENHRVAGLMGINANGVIAATFIIGSGLAALAGVLFASNYAIAHYAMGFTPGLKAFTAAVLGGIGNLPGAMVGGLVLGLVESFGAGYIEHLTFGFLNSSYQDIFAFIILGAVLIFRPSGLLGERVADRA, from the coding sequence ATGGAAACCTTCCTGCAACAAATCCTCAACGGCCTGGTGTCGGGCAGCATCTACGCGCTCGTCGCCCTCGGCTACACGATGGTCTATGGCATCCTCGGCCTGATCAACTTCGCGCATGGCGAGCTGGTGATGATCGGCGCGCTGGTCGCGCTGCAGACCGTCACCCTGCTCGCGGGCGCATTCCCCGGCCTGCATCCGGTCTTCCTGCTCCTCGCGGGCGTCGGGACCGCGGTGCCCGTGTGCATGGCGGTCGGCTACCTCATCGAGCGCATCGGCTACCGCCGCCTGCGCAACGCGCCGCGCCTTGCGCCGCTGATCACCGCGATCGGCGTGTCCTTCCTGCTGCAGACGCTGGCGATGATCATCTGGGGCCGCGAGTTCCACGTCTTCCCGCAGCTCGTGTCGACCACCCCGATGCAGCCGATGGCAGGCGTCGTCGTGTCGCCGCTGCAGATCTTCACCATCGTCGTCGCCTTCGCGCTGATGGGCGGGCTGATGCTGCTGGTGAACAAGAGCCGCCTGGGCCGCGCGATGCGCGCCACTGCCGAGAACCACCGCGTCGCTGGCCTGATGGGCATCAACGCCAACGGCGTGATCGCCGCGACCTTCATCATCGGTTCGGGTCTCGCGGCGCTGGCCGGCGTGCTGTTCGCGTCCAACTACGCGATCGCGCACTACGCGATGGGCTTCACGCCGGGCCTGAAGGCCTTCACCGCGGCCGTGCTGGGCGGCATCGGCAACCTGCCGGGCGCGATGGTGGGCGGCCTCGTGCTGGGCCTCGTCGAGAGCTTCGGCGCGGGCTACATCGAGCACCTGACCTTCGGCTTCCTGAATTCCAGCTACCAGGACATCTTCGCCTTCATCATCCTCGGCGCCGTCCTGATCTTCCGCCCGTCGGGCCTCCTCGGCGAACGCGTCGCCGACCGCGCCTGA
- a CDS encoding ABC transporter ATP-binding protein, which produces MTTNSTALPLPASVAFDRRLQRPLVILLALAAPLIALAMGKSWVRVLDFALLYVLLAIGLNLVVGFAGLLDLGYIAFYAVGAYTWAFLASPHFGLHLPFWIVLPLGAAFAALAGIALGFPTLRLRGDYLAIVTLGFGEIIRIFMNNLNQPINITNGPQGIDSIDPLTIAGLDLSKDLDLFGVQLPSLTLYYYAFLACVVAAIILVRRLQISRIGRAWAAIRDDELAAKAIGIDTRMMKLLAFALGATFGGVSGGLFAAFQGFVSPESFSLMESIVVLTMIVLGGMGNLAGVIVGAILLTALPELLRHFAVPMQMALFGKTLLDPEVLRMLLLSLAMIVMMLVRPAGLLPARTRYAHRDRRNA; this is translated from the coding sequence ATGACCACGAACTCCACCGCCCTTCCGCTGCCGGCGAGCGTCGCGTTCGACCGACGCCTGCAGCGCCCGCTCGTCATCCTGCTCGCGCTCGCCGCGCCGCTCATCGCGCTCGCGATGGGCAAGAGCTGGGTGCGCGTGCTCGACTTCGCGCTGCTGTACGTGCTGCTCGCGATCGGCCTCAACCTCGTCGTCGGCTTCGCGGGACTCCTCGACCTCGGCTACATCGCGTTCTACGCGGTCGGCGCCTACACCTGGGCCTTCCTTGCGTCGCCGCACTTCGGCCTCCACCTGCCGTTCTGGATCGTGCTGCCGCTGGGGGCAGCCTTCGCGGCGCTCGCGGGCATCGCGCTGGGCTTCCCGACCTTGCGCTTGCGCGGCGACTACCTCGCGATCGTGACGCTCGGCTTCGGCGAGATCATCCGCATCTTCATGAACAACCTGAACCAGCCGATCAACATCACCAACGGCCCGCAGGGCATCGACTCGATCGACCCGCTGACGATCGCCGGACTCGACCTGTCGAAGGATCTCGATCTCTTCGGTGTCCAGCTCCCGTCGCTGACGCTGTACTACTACGCCTTCCTCGCCTGCGTCGTCGCCGCGATCATCCTCGTGCGCCGGCTGCAGATCTCGCGCATCGGCCGCGCGTGGGCGGCGATCCGCGACGACGAGCTCGCGGCCAAGGCGATCGGCATCGACACGCGCATGATGAAGCTGCTCGCGTTCGCGCTCGGCGCGACTTTCGGCGGCGTCTCGGGCGGCCTCTTCGCGGCCTTCCAGGGCTTCGTCAGCCCGGAGAGCTTCAGCCTGATGGAATCCATCGTCGTGCTGACGATGATCGTGCTGGGCGGCATGGGCAACCTCGCCGGCGTCATCGTCGGCGCGATCCTGCTCACCGCGCTGCCCGAGCTGCTGCGCCACTTCGCGGTGCCGATGCAGATGGCGCTGTTCGGCAAGACGCTGCTCGACCCCGAGGTGCTGCGCATGCTGCTGCTGTCGCTGGCGATGATCGTGATGATGCTCGTCCGCCCCGCCGGGCTCCTTCCCGCCCGTACCCGCTATGCCCACCGTGACCGGAGGAACGCATGA
- a CDS encoding ABC transporter ATP-binding protein, whose translation MITLLESRAVNKRFGGLQALTDVSLTIRKDEVYGLIGPNGAGKTTFFNVLTGAYAIDGGEFVMNGAELPSAKPHLVVQHGIARTFQNIRLFRELTALENVMAGHHIRSSAGVWGILTQNHAAREEERLMQERALEILDYVGIGRHADTVAKNLSYGDQRRLEIARALATEPQLLALDEPAAGMNATETAGLRTLVETIRGDGITVLLIEHDVKLIMGLCDRVAVLDFGKKIAEGTPAEVQRCPDVIKAYLGGHRAH comes from the coding sequence ATGATCACCCTGCTCGAATCGCGCGCCGTGAATAAACGCTTCGGCGGCCTGCAGGCGCTCACCGACGTCTCGCTGACGATCCGCAAGGACGAAGTCTACGGCCTCATCGGCCCGAACGGCGCCGGCAAGACCACCTTCTTCAACGTGCTCACCGGCGCCTACGCAATCGACGGCGGCGAGTTCGTCATGAACGGCGCCGAACTGCCCTCGGCCAAGCCGCACCTCGTCGTGCAGCACGGCATCGCGCGCACCTTCCAGAACATCCGCCTGTTCCGCGAACTCACCGCGCTGGAGAACGTGATGGCCGGCCACCACATCCGCTCGTCCGCGGGCGTGTGGGGCATCCTCACGCAGAACCACGCCGCGCGCGAGGAAGAGCGCCTGATGCAGGAACGCGCGCTGGAGATCCTCGACTACGTCGGCATCGGCCGCCACGCCGACACGGTCGCGAAGAACCTCTCCTACGGCGACCAGCGCCGCCTGGAGATCGCCCGCGCGCTCGCGACCGAGCCGCAACTGCTCGCACTCGACGAACCGGCCGCCGGCATGAACGCGACCGAGACCGCCGGCCTGCGCACGCTGGTCGAGACGATCCGCGGCGACGGCATCACCGTGCTGCTGATCGAACACGACGTGAAGCTCATCATGGGACTGTGCGACCGCGTCGCCGTCCTCGACTTCGGCAAGAAGATCGCCGAAGGCACGCCGGCCGAAGTCCAGCGTTGCCCCGACGTCATCAAGGCTTACCTGGGAGGCCACCGTGCGCACTGA
- a CDS encoding ABC transporter ATP-binding protein — protein MRTENTTPILEVRGLKVAYGGIQAVKGIDLQVREGELVSLIGANGAGKTTTLNTLAGVVPHNGGEIRYAGADIGKLPSHLRLRRGLALVPEGRGIFTRLTVAENLQTGAYTRSDTAGIAADMEKVFALLPRVKERLNQVAGTLSGGEQQMVAIGRALLSRPQVLLLDEPSMGLAPLIVEKIFEVIHSITREGMGVLLVEQNANLALEVSERAYVMEGGRVTLEGTGKVLLDDPKVRSAYLGEDVEELAA, from the coding sequence GTGCGCACTGAGAACACCACCCCCATCCTCGAAGTCCGCGGCCTGAAGGTCGCCTACGGCGGCATCCAGGCAGTGAAGGGCATCGACCTGCAGGTGCGCGAAGGCGAACTCGTGTCGCTGATCGGCGCGAACGGCGCCGGCAAGACGACGACGCTCAACACGCTGGCCGGCGTCGTCCCGCACAACGGCGGCGAGATCCGCTACGCCGGCGCGGACATCGGCAAGCTGCCCTCGCATCTGCGCCTGCGCAGGGGCCTTGCGCTGGTGCCCGAAGGCCGCGGCATCTTCACCCGCCTCACGGTCGCCGAGAACCTGCAGACCGGCGCCTACACGCGCAGCGACACCGCCGGCATCGCCGCCGACATGGAGAAAGTGTTCGCGCTGCTGCCGCGCGTGAAGGAACGCCTCAACCAGGTCGCCGGCACGCTCTCGGGCGGCGAGCAGCAGATGGTCGCGATCGGCCGCGCACTGCTGTCACGCCCGCAGGTGCTGCTGCTGGATGAACCGTCGATGGGCCTCGCGCCGCTCATCGTCGAGAAGATCTTCGAGGTGATCCACTCGATCACGCGCGAAGGCATGGGTGTGCTGCTGGTCGAACAGAACGCCAACCTCGCGCTGGAAGTGAGCGAGCGCGCCTACGTGATGGAAGGCGGCCGCGTCACGCTGGAAGGCACGGGCAAGGTGCTGCTCGACGATCCGAAGGTGCGCAGCGCGTATCTGGGCGAAGACGTGGAAGAGCTCGCCGCCTGA
- a CDS encoding IS110 family transposase, with translation MMSVTSVVVGIDVAKAHVDVAVMGAKFDAQQFDNDAEGHSALAAALQPQGVALVVMEATGGYEATLACALQAAGLAVAVVNPRQARHFAKSMGRLAKTDAIDARILAEFAAVLVRREDLASLIRPLADAQQQALAAVVTRRRQLLTMLLSERQRLQLAIPVVRPSIEAMIEAIRKQLDEVEAQMVGHVREHYAALDKLLRSASGIGPVASATLIAELPELGRLNRRQIAALVGVAPMANDSGTSRGRRRVQGGRFEIRRVLYMATLTAATHNPTIKAFYQRLIAAGKLPKVALVACMRKLLTTLNAMVKTNTPWAADFHSA, from the coding sequence ATCATGTCTGTGACCTCAGTGGTGGTGGGCATCGACGTCGCCAAGGCGCATGTCGATGTCGCGGTGATGGGCGCCAAGTTTGATGCTCAGCAGTTCGATAACGATGCCGAGGGCCACTCGGCGCTGGCGGCAGCCTTGCAGCCGCAAGGGGTGGCGCTGGTGGTGATGGAGGCCACCGGCGGCTACGAGGCGACCCTCGCCTGCGCGCTGCAGGCGGCGGGCCTCGCCGTGGCGGTGGTCAATCCGCGCCAGGCGCGCCACTTCGCCAAGTCGATGGGGCGCCTCGCCAAGACCGACGCGATCGACGCGCGCATACTGGCCGAGTTCGCCGCGGTGCTGGTGCGCCGCGAGGATCTGGCCAGCCTCATCCGCCCGCTCGCCGACGCTCAGCAGCAGGCCTTGGCTGCGGTGGTCACCCGCCGCCGCCAGCTGCTGACCATGCTGCTGTCCGAGCGCCAGCGCCTGCAACTCGCGATCCCCGTGGTGCGCCCGAGTATCGAGGCCATGATCGAGGCCATCCGCAAGCAGCTCGACGAGGTTGAAGCGCAGATGGTCGGCCACGTGCGCGAGCACTACGCCGCGCTCGACAAGCTGTTGCGCTCCGCGAGCGGCATCGGCCCCGTGGCCAGCGCCACCCTGATTGCCGAGCTGCCCGAGCTGGGCCGGCTCAACCGCCGCCAGATCGCCGCACTCGTCGGGGTGGCGCCAATGGCCAACGACTCGGGCACCAGCCGCGGCCGACGCCGCGTGCAGGGCGGGCGCTTCGAGATCCGCCGCGTCCTCTACATGGCCACGCTCACCGCCGCCACCCACAACCCCACCATCAAGGCCTTTTACCAGCGGCTCATCGCCGCCGGAAAGCTGCCCAAGGTCGCCCTGGTCGCCTGCATGCGCAAGCTCCTGACCACTCTCAACGCCATGGTCAAGACCAACACGCCTTGGGCTGCCGACTTCCATTCTGCTTGA
- a CDS encoding type IV pili methyl-accepting chemotaxis transducer N-terminal domain-containing protein produces the protein MRFFGLGKYRVIVLTVAMFLVFDLGVLVLNFVISSQIAADALAVNMAGRQRMLSQRAAKTLWQINERTVAGQPASGEMAELTEAVALFDETLTAFRQGGSVRGGAGVVVTLDRIDDAEAIAILQRTNAVWEPYRARITSLLANPAPDIDAVRSALDVARGANLELLKLMNELTSQVEVTAAAKATTLRAVQIGGITLATANFVLILFHFLRKLRQGDALLEQAKKETDDILVTVNEGLFLLDRNFRIGSQHSHALEGILGRSDLGGADFVDLLRGIVTEKTVGMSRDYLDLLFGERVNEKLVGSLNPLDVVEVHFDDQRGGFVTKYLEFRFNRVREGGVVAHLLVTANDVTKRVQLERALKEAHERAKGQMDLLVEVLQVEPDALRDFLAAAAVCLDKVNTLLRERTASAADRREAVIAIYRLLHGLKGDASGVGLSGLAESIHEVEDLVVGLREKHATLDGNDFLPLTVRLERLFTQVDALRGVVNRFAQIRGVVAVEPARAATEPDAAQAPQVRRWREFATRLAEKQGKHVQLHYHGVDPATLASPYREALPTVVNQFIRNAVVHGLEKPEQRLAQGKPAAGNIALYLAAREDGGVDLSFRDDGAGLQLAAIRQAAIERGLLSASEAEACDARRLVELIFRPAFSTRSSADEDGGRGVGLDVIRNYVNEWGGNIRIGSTPREYCHFRISLPRPSPQLSAGAARINGEAA, from the coding sequence ATGCGATTCTTCGGACTCGGCAAGTACCGGGTCATCGTGCTCACGGTCGCGATGTTCCTGGTCTTCGACCTCGGCGTGCTGGTCCTCAACTTCGTCATTTCGTCGCAGATCGCCGCCGACGCGCTGGCGGTGAACATGGCCGGGCGCCAGCGGATGCTGTCACAGCGGGCGGCCAAGACCCTGTGGCAGATCAACGAGCGGACGGTGGCGGGGCAGCCGGCCAGCGGCGAAATGGCGGAACTCACCGAGGCCGTCGCGCTGTTCGACGAAACCCTCACGGCCTTCCGACAGGGCGGCAGCGTTCGCGGCGGGGCCGGCGTCGTGGTGACGCTCGACCGCATCGACGACGCCGAAGCGATCGCCATCCTGCAGCGCACGAACGCCGTCTGGGAGCCGTATCGGGCGCGCATCACGAGCCTCCTCGCGAATCCCGCGCCAGACATCGACGCGGTCCGCTCCGCGCTGGACGTGGCACGCGGCGCCAACCTCGAACTCCTGAAGCTGATGAACGAGCTGACCTCCCAGGTGGAGGTCACCGCGGCCGCCAAGGCGACCACACTGCGGGCGGTGCAGATCGGCGGCATCACGCTAGCGACCGCCAACTTCGTGCTCATCCTGTTCCACTTCCTGCGCAAGCTGCGGCAGGGCGACGCGCTGCTCGAACAGGCGAAGAAGGAAACCGACGACATCCTCGTGACGGTGAACGAGGGCCTGTTCCTGCTCGACCGCAATTTCCGCATCGGCTCCCAGCATTCCCACGCCCTCGAGGGGATCCTCGGCCGCAGCGACCTGGGTGGGGCGGATTTCGTGGATCTGCTGCGTGGCATCGTCACCGAAAAGACGGTCGGGATGTCCCGCGACTACCTGGACCTGCTGTTCGGCGAACGCGTCAATGAAAAACTCGTCGGCTCGCTCAACCCGCTGGACGTGGTCGAGGTGCACTTCGACGACCAGCGCGGCGGCTTCGTCACCAAGTACCTGGAGTTCCGCTTCAACCGCGTGCGCGAAGGCGGCGTCGTGGCCCACCTGCTGGTGACCGCCAACGACGTGACCAAGCGCGTGCAGCTCGAACGCGCGCTGAAGGAAGCGCACGAGCGCGCCAAGGGGCAGATGGACCTGCTGGTCGAAGTGCTGCAGGTCGAGCCCGACGCCTTGCGCGACTTCCTCGCCGCCGCCGCCGTGTGCCTCGACAAGGTGAATACGCTGCTGCGCGAACGCACCGCCTCGGCCGCCGACCGGCGCGAAGCGGTGATCGCGATCTACCGGCTGCTCCACGGGCTGAAAGGCGATGCCAGCGGCGTCGGCCTGTCCGGGCTCGCCGAATCGATCCACGAAGTCGAGGATCTGGTCGTCGGCTTGCGGGAAAAGCACGCGACCCTCGACGGCAACGACTTCCTGCCGCTCACCGTGCGCCTCGAACGCCTCTTCACCCAGGTCGATGCCTTGCGCGGCGTCGTCAACCGCTTCGCGCAGATCCGCGGCGTCGTCGCCGTCGAGCCCGCCCGTGCGGCCACCGAACCCGACGCCGCGCAGGCGCCGCAGGTGCGCCGCTGGCGCGAGTTCGCCACGCGCCTGGCGGAGAAGCAGGGCAAGCACGTGCAGCTCCACTACCACGGCGTCGATCCGGCAACGCTGGCAAGCCCCTACCGCGAAGCCCTGCCCACGGTGGTCAACCAGTTCATCCGCAACGCCGTCGTGCATGGGCTGGAGAAGCCGGAGCAACGGCTGGCGCAAGGCAAACCGGCCGCCGGAAATATTGCCCTCTACCTCGCCGCCCGCGAGGACGGCGGCGTCGACCTCAGCTTCCGCGACGACGGCGCAGGACTGCAGCTCGCGGCGATCCGCCAGGCCGCCATCGAGCGCGGCCTGCTCAGCGCGTCCGAGGCCGAAGCCTGCGACGCGCGGCGCCTGGTGGAACTCATCTTCCGGCCGGCCTTCTCGACCCGCAGCTCGGCCGACGAGGACGGCGGCCGCGGCGTCGGCCTCGACGTGATCCGGAACTACGTCAACGAATGGGGCGGCAACATCCGCATCGGCAGCACGCCGCGCGAATACTGCCACTTCCGCATCAGCCTGCCGCGCCCGTCCCCGCAACTGTCGGCCGGCGCCGCCCGGATCAACGGAGAAGCCGCATGA
- a CDS encoding response regulator, with the protein MKLLIVDDSNIIRSKIARALGSRNLEVVGLARNGHEAVSLFTRTRPDVVTMDLTMPEMDGIECIRRLLELKPDTLILVVSALADKATAIEALKLGAQGFLCKPFSEQDLAEAVEELIKGAVHG; encoded by the coding sequence ATGAAACTGCTCATCGTCGATGATTCCAACATCATCCGCAGCAAGATCGCCCGCGCGCTGGGTAGCCGCAACCTGGAAGTCGTCGGACTCGCGCGCAACGGTCACGAAGCGGTAAGCCTGTTTACCCGCACCCGGCCCGACGTGGTGACGATGGACCTCACCATGCCCGAGATGGACGGCATCGAATGCATCCGCCGGCTGCTCGAACTCAAGCCCGACACCCTGATCCTGGTGGTCTCGGCGCTGGCGGACAAGGCGACCGCCATCGAGGCGCTCAAGCTCGGGGCACAGGGCTTCCTGTGCAAGCCTTTCTCGGAGCAGGATCTGGCCGAGGCGGTGGAGGAACTCATAAAAGGAGCCGTTCATGGATGA
- a CDS encoding chemotaxis protein CheX: MDEQNIQVFIDGVKNYFLQQTGVAAEVGTPYLSDAQARVAYEYTGIIGISGSSRGCVYYTAPGALLRDVLLRIGESDVTPANQSDLAGEVANTIAGNARREFGKDFMISVPVVVSGGAERISLPPDLRAMVVPILWRKHAAALVVALADKQ; encoded by the coding sequence ATGGATGAGCAGAACATCCAGGTCTTCATCGACGGGGTGAAGAACTATTTCCTGCAGCAGACCGGAGTCGCCGCCGAGGTCGGCACGCCCTACCTGAGCGACGCGCAGGCGCGGGTGGCCTACGAATACACCGGCATCATCGGCATTTCCGGCAGCAGCCGGGGATGCGTCTATTACACGGCGCCGGGTGCGCTGCTGCGCGACGTGCTGCTGCGCATCGGCGAGAGCGACGTGACGCCGGCCAACCAGAGCGACCTCGCCGGCGAAGTGGCCAACACGATCGCCGGCAACGCCCGCCGCGAATTCGGCAAGGACTTCATGATCTCCGTGCCGGTGGTGGTGAGCGGCGGCGCGGAGCGCATCTCGCTGCCGCCCGACCTGCGCGCGATGGTTGTGCCCATCCTCTGGCGCAAGCACGCCGCGGCGCTGGTGGTGGCGCTGGCGGACAAGCAGTAA
- a CDS encoding Lrp/AsnC family transcriptional regulator, with product MKLDPTQRRILALLQKDSTISTQTLAEKVGLSSSPCWRRVRELEEAGLIRGYVALLDRKKLGLETCVWVRVKLKKHSADVLDRFEQAIKGCDEVVECYELLGETDCLLKLYLPNLEALSSFMHNFLLKIPEVDITNSSVALREIKNETALPL from the coding sequence ATGAAACTCGACCCGACCCAGCGGCGCATCCTCGCGCTGCTGCAGAAGGATTCGACGATCAGCACGCAGACTTTGGCCGAGAAGGTGGGCCTGTCCTCGTCGCCGTGCTGGCGGCGGGTGCGCGAGCTCGAGGAGGCGGGGCTGATCCGCGGCTACGTCGCGCTGCTCGATCGCAAGAAGCTGGGGCTCGAGACCTGCGTGTGGGTGCGCGTGAAGCTGAAGAAGCACAGCGCCGACGTGCTCGACCGTTTCGAGCAGGCAATCAAGGGCTGCGACGAGGTCGTCGAATGCTACGAGCTGCTCGGCGAGACGGATTGCCTGCTGAAACTCTACCTGCCCAACCTCGAGGCGCTGTCCTCGTTCATGCACAACTTCCTGCTGAAGATCCCGGAAGTCGACATCACCAATTCCAGCGTCGCGCTGCGCGAGATCAAGAACGAGACGGCGCTGCCGCTGTAG
- a CDS encoding FKBP-type peptidyl-prolyl cis-trans isomerase, translating into MSQTTTASGLVFEDLEVGSGATAVAGKRVSVHYTGWLTDGKKFDSSKDRNDPFDFPLGAGHVIRGWDEGVQGMQEGGRRKLTIPPQLGYGARGAGGVIPPNATLVFEVELLKVL; encoded by the coding sequence ATGTCCCAAACCACCACCGCCAGCGGCCTCGTCTTCGAGGATCTGGAAGTCGGCAGCGGCGCCACCGCCGTCGCGGGCAAGCGCGTTTCGGTGCACTACACCGGCTGGCTCACCGACGGCAAGAAGTTCGATTCGAGCAAGGATCGCAACGACCCGTTCGACTTTCCGCTGGGCGCCGGCCACGTCATCCGCGGCTGGGACGAGGGCGTGCAGGGGATGCAGGAAGGCGGCAGGCGCAAGCTGACCATCCCGCCGCAACTGGGCTATGGCGCGCGCGGCGCGGGCGGCGTGATTCCGCCGAACGCGACCCTGGTGTTCGAGGTCGAGCTGCTGAAGGTTCTCTGA
- the msrA gene encoding peptide-methionine (S)-S-oxide reductase MsrA, which translates to MTRNETPATRETAVLAGGCFWCLEAVFKEVDGVESVTSGYIGGRVDAPTYRQVCDGGTGHAEAVQIVFDPAVVSYRDLLEIFFVIHDPTSLNRQGNDIGTQYRSAIFATNDDQLHAALDLIEHMGEARVYPSAIVTKVERAGTFWPAEPYHYDYFANHSDQPYCQYIVAPKISKFREKFANRRRRGG; encoded by the coding sequence ATGACGAGAAACGAGACACCCGCAACACGCGAGACGGCCGTTCTTGCGGGGGGATGTTTCTGGTGTCTGGAAGCCGTCTTCAAGGAAGTCGACGGCGTGGAGTCGGTGACTTCGGGCTACATCGGCGGACGCGTCGACGCGCCGACCTACCGGCAGGTGTGCGACGGCGGAACCGGCCACGCGGAGGCCGTGCAGATCGTGTTCGACCCGGCGGTCGTGAGCTATCGCGACCTGCTGGAGATCTTCTTCGTGATCCACGACCCGACGAGCCTCAACCGGCAGGGCAACGACATCGGCACGCAGTATCGCTCCGCGATCTTCGCGACGAACGACGACCAGCTGCATGCCGCGCTCGATCTGATCGAGCACATGGGCGAGGCGCGGGTGTACCCGAGCGCGATCGTCACCAAGGTGGAGCGCGCGGGCACCTTCTGGCCCGCGGAGCCCTATCACTACGACTATTTCGCGAACCACTCGGACCAGCCCTACTGCCAGTACATCGTGGCGCCGAAGATCTCCAAGTTCCGCGAGAAGTTCGCCAACCGGCGCAGGCGGGGCGGTTAG